GGCGCCCACGAACACGAACTTGGCGCGCACGGTTTTCACGGCGTTGGTATCGAGGTTCTTGACGGTGACGTTCCAGTTGCCGTCGGTGCCGCGCTTGATGTCTTCCACTTGCGTACGCAGGTTGACGGTGGCGCCGTGCGAGTCGGTCAGGTGCTTGACCAGCGCGCGGGTCAGGGTGCCGTAGTTGACGTCGGTACCGATGTCCATGCGGGTGGCGGCGATCTTTTGCGACGGATCACGGCCGGTCATCACCAGCGGCGCCCATTCGGCGATCTTGGCCGGGTCTTCCGAGTACAACATGCCCTTGAACAGGTTTTCCTTTTGCAGTGCAGCATAGCGCTTGCGCAGGAAATTGATGTTGTCATCGCCCCAGACAAAGGCCATGTGCGGCACATTGTTGATGAAGGTGTTCGGCGCGCCGAGGTAGCCGTTCTTGACCTGGTAGGCCCAGAACTGCTTCGACACTTCGAACTGTTCGTTGATATCGACCGCTTTCTTGGTCTCGATGTGGCCGTCGGCCGCTTCCGGGGTGTAGTTCAGTTCGGCGAATGCCGAGTGGCCGGTGCCGGCGTTGTTCATCGCGTCCGAGCTCTCGGCAGCCACCTTGTCCATGCGCTCGTAGAAGGCCATGGTCAGGGTGGGGTCGAGTTCCTTGAGCATGGTGCCCAGGGTGGCGCTCATGGTGCCGGCGCCGATCAACAGGACGTCGACCGGTTTGTCGTCGGTCGGTGCCGGCGACTTGCTGCATGCGGCCAGGATCAGGCACGACATCAGGATAAGAATTGACTTACGCATACGTAACTCCGTTGTGGTGATCGTGATGGACAGTGCGGCCGGCCAGCGCCAGGGACGATGAAAACGTATCGTAGGTGGCTGTCTGCCGCTGAGGCGGATGAGGGGGTGACGGCTGCCGGCGCAAGCACGCACAAGAACGCGCGCGTGTCCATAGTTAAAATCAAGGATAGCGATTTTAGCAGTGTCCACCCGGGGCGAAAATGGGGATAACACTTACGCAAAAGGTGTGAAACTACGTAGTTACTAACCGCAGCAAGATGCAAAAAGCCACGACAACCGGTGGTTGGCGTGGCTTTCAGGAGTGTGAAATGGTCAGCGGTGGACGGCCATCGTGCCTGGCAAACTGTGCAGGTAAGCGGCCAGATCCTTGATGTCCTTGTTGCTCAGCGGCTTGACCTGGCCGGTCATGATGGCGTTGTTGCGGCCATAGGCGCCATCGCCGCGCTTGTAGGCGACCAGTGCATGTTCGAGGTAGTCGCGGTGCTGTCCGGCCAGTTTCGGGTAGCTGGGATCGAGCGGCGTGTTGTAGT
This is a stretch of genomic DNA from Duganella zoogloeoides. It encodes these proteins:
- a CDS encoding c-type cytochrome, producing MNHLKAVVVALVCGAISMTAQAAGNVANGKALADKYNCFTCHGKDYNTPLDPSYPKLAGQHRDYLEHALVAYKRGDGAYGRNNAIMTGQVKPLSNKDIKDLAAYLHSLPGTMAVHR